Part of the Eikenella corrodens genome is shown below.
TTACGCTTCGAAGGAGCTGTAGCCGCCAATGCCGTATTCACGCGCAAAGGCAACGACTTGTTCATCCAAGCTTACGGCAATACCGACCAAGTCAGCATCCCCAACTATTTCCTTGGTTACAAGTTCCAGTATTATCGATTTGCCTTCGACGACCGCACTGTCGAGCATTTCGACTACAACCAATACGTTGCCAATGCCAATAATCTGATTCAGGCGATGGCTAGCTTTGGCAGCAACAACGGCAGCGGTGTGAGTAGTACCAGCACGATATCCAATCCGGTTATTAATCCAATGCTGGCAGCCCCGACTCTGTAATGGCCATGCCTGATTAGCTTGGTATAGGAATAACAGGCTACCTGAAAATTTTAGCTTCGCAGAAACTTCGCTGCGCTGCATTTTCAGGTAGCCTGTTCCGTTGTTGGTGGAGTATTCGGATAGTATTAAGTTAGCCAACGTGTACCGCGCTTGATTTGTCTACGATGGTAGGCAGAGTGCATAGCAATGAGGCTACCTGAAAGTTTTAACTTCGTTGAAGTTTTACTTTCAGGTAGCCTCTTATTGCACTACAGGCGGCATTCATTATTGGCTGTAGCTTGATAGCAAACCAGCTTAACTTCGCTACAGCATTGGTTCGCCTTGTATTGGAGGTTAACTTGGCTTGCTATATTTCTGTACCGCCTATCCGTTCTGCAGCCGGTGCAGGTAGCGGTAGTAGCCGTCTTCTTTGGCCAAAAGTTCCTGATGGCTGCCCTGCTCGACAATCTGCCCTTTGTCCATAGCGATGATGCGGTGTGCCATGCGCACGGTGGAGAGGCGGTGGGCGATGATGAGCACGGTGCGGTTGCGGCAGATGGCCTGCATCTGCTGCATGATGGCGCGTTCGGATTCGTAGTCCAGCGCGCTGGTGGCTTCGTCTAAAATCAGAATGCGCGGGTTGCCGACTAGGGCGCGGGCGATGGCGATGCGCTGGCGCTGGCCGCCGGAAAGGCCTGCGCCCTGTTCGCCCACCATGGTGTCGTAGCCTTCCGGCAATTCCATGATGAAATCATGGGCGCCGGCCAGCTTGGCGGCGTGCATCACGCGTTCCAACGGCATGCCGGGGTCGGCCAGGGCGATGTTGTCGCGCACGCTGCGGTTGAGCAGCACGTTTTCCTGCAGCACCACGCCCACCTGCCGCCGCAGCCAGGCCGGGTCGGCCAGCGCCAAGTCGTTGCCGTCCACCAGCACGCGGCCGCGCTCGGGTACATACAGGCGCTGCACCAGCTTGGTGAGGGTGGATTTGCCCGAACCGGAGCGGCCGACGATGCCGAGCACTTCCCCGGCGCGGATGTGCAGGCTCAAATCACGCAGGATTTCCGCGCCGTCGGGGCGGTAGCGGAAGGAAACGCGTTCGAAAGTGATGTCGCCTTTGATATCGGGCAGTGCGATGCGGGAGGCGGGGTGTTCGGTGGGGGTGTTGAGAATATCGCCCAAACGTGCCACGGAAATGCCCACCTGCTGGAAATCCTGCCACAGCTGCGCCAGCCGGATTACCGGCGCGGCCACCTGCCCGGCCAGCATATTGAAGGCGATCAGCTGGCCGACGGTCAGCTTGCCGTCGATCACCAGCCGCGCGCCCAGCCACAGGGTGGCCACGGTAACCAGCTTCTGAATCAATTGCACGCCCTGCTGGCCGATGGTGGCCAGGCGGGTAACGCGGAAGCCGGAGTTGACATAGGCGGCCAGCTGCTGATCCCAGCGGCGCGTCATCTGCGGCTCCACAGCCATGGCTTTTACCGTGCCCACGGCGGTAACGGATTCCACCAGGAAGGCCTGGTTATCGGCATTGCGGGCGAATTTGTCGTCCAAACGGGCGCGCAGGATCGGGCTGATGGTGGCCGACCACACGGCATATAGCGGCAGCGACACGATGACCACCAGCGTGAGCCAGCCGCTGTAGTACCACATCACGGCCAGGAAAATAAACGAAAAACACAAATCCAGCACCGAAGTCAGCGCCTGGCCGGTGAGGAAATTGCGAATCTGCTCCAGCTCGCGCACCCGCGCCACGGTATCGCCCACACGGCGGTGTTCGAAATAGGCCAGCGGCAGGCTCAGCAGGTGGCGGAACAGCCGTGCCCCCAGCTCCACATCAATACGCGAAGTGGTGTGGGCAAAGATATAGGTGCGCAATCCGCCCAGCACCACTTCAAACAGCGTTACCACCAACAAGGCAACCGCAATCACATCCAGCGTAGAGAAGCCGCGGTGCACCAATACTTTATCCATCACCACCTGAAAAAACAGCGGCGTCACCAGCGCAAACAGCTGCAACACCACCGATACCGCCAGCACTTCCAAGAAAATCCGGCGGTATTTGATAACGGCAGGGATAAACCACGTGAAATCAAACTTGGCCAGCTGCCCCAGCACCGAAGCACGGGAAGTAACCAAAATCAGCCTGCCGCTGTAGCGCCCGGCGAACTCGGCCTGATCCAACACCGCCGAACGCCCGGCCACCACATCCTGAATCAGGTAGCGTTCACCATCAATCTTAGCCAGCACACAATGCTGCCCGTCTTCACGCCACACCACCGCCGGCAGCGCCAACATGTGCAGCCGCGCCAAATCATGCTTCACCGGCTTGGCCTTCAGCCCCAACTCCTTAGCGGCCAACAGCCATTCGGTTTCGGTCAAATCCTGCCCGTTGGCAGCAAAGCGGTGCAGAATATCGGCCGGATTGGCGGCCACACCGTGGAAATGGGCCATCAGGATCAGGGCGGCTAAAGCCGGGGCGGGAGAAGATGCGTGAGAAGCTGAAGAAGGGGTGGAAGTGGCAGACATGGGATGGGAATCAATCGAAGAATGAAGAGTGAACAAACAGCGATTCGGAGCAATCGAATCAAGTCGAGCCATCATACTGGGCGGGGAAGGAAAGTCAAGCCGACAGTAAAAACAATCCGGCATCGGTGATGCAGTGTGGCAAAGAGAACGAAATAGGCTACCTGAAAATCCGGAGGAAGTTTTTCAGGTAGCCTGATGAAGAAATCACAGTATGACCATCTGCAGCTGGGCAACTCGAAGCAAACGCTGTTCTCAGCAAAATCATTCGCCCCATAGCACACATTAAAACAGGCTACCTGAAAGCGAAGCCGCTACACAGCCCAACACTTTCAGGTAGCCTGTTATCCGTACTGCATCAACGGCAATCAGGTATCGCCGTTACACGGATGCAGCAGCCAACAAGGGATTTACCGGATTAACGGCACTAATAGGACTGCTCACACCGCTGCCGTTGTTGTTGCCAAAGCTGGCCATGGCTTGGATCAGCCCGCTGGCCTGGTTGGCATAGGGTGCAAAGTCGGCTGCCGTTAAAGTGCGGTCCAACCCGGACAGGGTGCTGCCATGGGCATACTGCCTCTCTGCTGCGGGGAAACATCTGCACCTTTCTCATCTCAGCAACACCTGTTGCTAAGCAGTTATTTAGAGTGAATACCACTCCTAGCCTTCATGCTTAGCAACTTGATGTAATCATTTCCCCTCCTACATAAAAAAGCTACCTGAAAACCTCCTCTCGGGTATTTTCAGGTAGCCTGTACGCATGGCTGATGAATCAGTACTTTGTGTTTAAATCCTCTCCAACCATGGATGCTTTACAGGGGCGAGGCAGCCAGCAGGGAATTAGCTGCTTCAGGCATGCCGGTACTGCTATCCGGCCCGCTGCCTCCGTTGCCACCGAAGGTGGACATGGCTTGCATCAAACTGTTGGCTTGGGCGGCATACTGTTCGTAGTCAAAGTATTCGATGACTTCGTCGTCGAAGGCCAGTTTGAACCAATTGTGCCTGTTGTCGGCATAGGTATGGAAATAATTGGCGATGCCGACCTGGTCTCCGCTGCCGTAGGCTTGGATCAGCAAATCATTGCCCGAGCGGCTGAACACTGCGTCGGCGGCATGAGCACCTTCGAAGCGCAGGGTATCGGCCTGTTCGTCGGTTTCGGCGGAATCGCGCACTTCGTCCTGTCCGTGTCCACGTGCGAACAGGTAGGTGTCGGCACTGTCGGAATTGCCAAACAGTTTGTCGTTGCCGGCACCGCCATCGAATACATCGTTGCCGCCTCCGCCGGTAAGCCGATCGTTGCCGTTGCCGCCCAAAACCGTATCGTTGCCGAGGCTGCCGGTCCAAACCTTATCCGCCGGCATGGATTCCACCACCAGAATGCCGTCAATATCCTGCGGCAGCAGGGTACGGTCGTCGAAAGCAAAGCGGTGGCGGCTGACAACGTAGCTGGTGAAATATTCGGGCAGCAGGACTTCGTCTTTCGTGCCGTAGGCCCGTACCGCCAAATCGTTGCCGCGGCGGATGAACGCCGCATCGGCGGCAAGAGCGCCTTCGAAGCGCAGGGTATCGGCCTCGTCGTCGTTTTCAGCGTAGTCTTCCACCGTGTCTTGCCCGTGTCCGGCTGCAAACAGATAGGTGTCGATGCCCCTGTCGCCTACCAACATATCGTTGCCGTCGCCGCCGATCAGGGTATCGTTGCCAATACCTCCGACCAGGGTATCATTACCGCTGCCGCCGTCCAAAACATCGTTACCGTCATCGCCAAGCAGCTCGTCATCGCCGTCGCCGCCGGACAAGACATCCTCTCCGTCGTAACCTGCCAAATGATCGTTACCAGCAGCACCGTACAGAATATCATTCCCGCCGAAACCATATAGCTTATCATCCCGATCGGTTCCTCTTCCGGTAATGGTTAATCCGTGTATATCTTCCGGCGACAAGGTGCGATCATCAAAAATAAATTGGAAGTGACTTTCCCCTAGGTCTGATAATCCCTCATCACCAGCCCTTCTCATTGATAAACTTGCTCCGGATTTAAAATAACCAGATAGGGTAACCTGATCTTTCCCTCCGTAGGCGCGGATGATCAAATCATTACCGGAACGATCGAATACGGCATTCGCTATAACGGCACCTTCAAAGCGCAAGGTTTTCAGATCCGGTTGAATATATTGCCAAACACGCGAAGTTACACTCCAATCCACCACCGTATCCTGGCCGTGGCCTTTGGCAAACACATAGGTATCCTCACCGCCGCCGCCGATTAGGGTGTCGTTACCGGCACCGCCGTTAATGATCTCCTTCAGCCCGATACCCTGTATCGTGTCGTCCTGATCGGTTCCGTTGTTGACGATATTAAGACCTTCCCAACCACCATCTCCCCAAACGCGGTCATCAAAGGCAAATTCGTAACCCCAGTAGCTGTGATCGGCTGCCTCAAGATAAAAGTGTTTCACCAACACCTGATCATCCCCGCCATATGCCCGGATCAACAAATCATTGCCGGAGCGGGTAAATACGGCATCAGAGGAAGCCGCCCCTTCAAAGCGAAGGATACTGGAATAATAGCGATCCTCCGTAGAATCATCTACCGTATCTTGGCCGTGTCCCTTGGCGAATACATAGGTATCCTTACCGCCGCCGCCAGTTAAGGTGTCGTTACCGGCACCGCCGTTAATGATCTCCTTCAGCTCGATACCCTGTATCGTGTCGTCTTGGTCGGTTCCGTTATTGGCAATATTAAAACCTTCCCAATCAACATTTCCCCAAACGCGGTCATCAAAGACAAATTTGTAACCCCAGTAGCTGTGATCGGCTGCCTCAAGATAAAAGTGTTTCACCAACACCTGATCATCCCCGCCATATGCCCGGATCAACAAATCATTGCCGGAGCGGGTAAATACGGCGTTAGAAGAAACCGCCCCCTCAAAGCGAAGAATACTTGAATAGTAGAGATCCTCCGTAGAATCATCTACCGTATCTTGGCCGTGTCCCTTGGCGAATACATAAGTATCCCTTCCACCGCCGCCGATCAGCGTATCGTTGCCGGCACCGCCGGTAAACACTCCATTTAATTCGCTACCACGAATGATATCGTCCTGGTCGGTTCCGTTATAAGTAATAGCCAAACTGTTTACCCCCAATGTTTGATCATCAAAGGCAAAACGGAACTCTCTCCGATTACGATCGATAAAGTAGTCTTTCACTTTCACTTGATCCGCTCCACCATAGGCTTTTACCACCAAATCGTTACCGGATCGGATAAACACAGCATCGGAGGATGCCGCCCCTGTGAAACAAAGGGTATCGGAATCGCCGCTGGAGTTGCTTGTACGATCATCCACCGTATCCTTTCCGTGGCCTTTGGCAAATACATAGGTATCGGCACCGTCGTATCCGCCCTCCAACCAGTCATTGCCGGCTCCGCCGTTCAAAATATCGTGACCGGCCCCGCCGTACAAATAGTCATCCCCGTCCCCCTCTTCCAAAGAATTCATGAGGCCTCCTATCAGCATGTCATCGCCGTCCCCACCATACAGGTGGTCTGAACCTAGCTGTCCCACCAAGGTATCATCGCCTTGCCCGCCGTACAAGTGGTCATCGCCGTGGAATCCCGCTGGCAGATAGCCGAATCTGGCACTATCGGTATGCCCGTCGCCATACAACTTGTCATCACCAGCCCCGCCGAAAATATAGTCATCCCCGCCTAACCCATACAACTCATTACCTTGGCTGATTTCCTTCTCCGGCACATAATCCGGCTGGCCAACTTCATCACCGTAGATCCAATCGTTTTCATGGCTGCCATAAATGGTATCTGCACCATCTCCACCTACCAGATAATCGCCTCCGGCGTTGGTTTCATCTTTTACATAATCAATAGCCGGGCCGGCGAGATGCAGTTCATCACTCTTTTTCGGATAATTATAGCCCCAAACTCCTCCATTTCGGTAAGTATACACTCCTCCGCCCAAAGCTCCGGTACTACCGGTACTTTCCCATACCACATAACCAAACAAATGAGAAGTGCCCAAAATCACATCATCCCCTTTGCCACCGAACACACGGTCTGAACCTTTACCGCCGGTAATCAAATCATGCCCGTCGTCACCATAGAGGATATCGTTGCCGTCGGAGCCGTCAATCGCATCGTTGCCGTCCAAACCGTGCACGATATCTTTAGCCGCACTGCCACGCAGCACGTCGTGGAAACCTTTGGCTTCCACGCCACCATTTAGCTTGCCGGTGGCATAGTTCCAGGATGTAGCCTCCCAATCATAGGTTTTGGTGCCTGATTTAAACGGAGCCACCACATCGCCGTTCATATAATGCACATCAAGCTTCTCTTGCTTGTCGGCTTTTAGCTCCAGTTTGAATTTACTGCCGATCAAACCCTTTTTACTCTTTTGGAAATGCCACTCTCTCAGCACCAAATGTCGATTCTTCGGGGTTACAATCATTAAATCGGCGATCATCCCGCCTTTGCCGTCTGATCTCTCTTTCAATGGAACGTAAGTGTAGCCATCCTCATCGCGCCAGCGGCCGTAATCGCTGGGCGGAACATGAACGCCCTTCAGCGGTTTGCCGTCAATAATAATTTCGCCGCCATCTGGGTCGATAATTTCATCCCCTTCAATGTCTTCAGAATCGAAATAGTAGTAATCATGTCCTGTACCACCATTTAGGTAGTCTTTACCCTTGCCACCATACAAATGGTCAACATCTGCACCACCTTCCAGATGATCTTCCCCATCACCACCTTTAAGGGTATCAACTCCTCCTCCACCATAGAGATGATCATCTAACTCCCCACCCGTAAGGGTATTTGAACCAGACCCACCAAAAATAATATGCCGCTTCAATCCGTTAGGCAACCTCCTTGCATCCATATCAATCAATACTTCCGCCTCAGTATCTTCATATACCAAATTATCTCCCCAATTAGCGTGTATTCGGAGCATATCTTCAGGATTCAATCCAGATCCAAATAGTTTTCCATATTGGGTATTGATAGTATCAAAAGAACTTTTCAATGCCAGCATTTGAATGCGGTGCTGCAAATAGGTCTTACTCATTCCATTTGGATTTGTCGGGCTATATAGATCCAAATCATCTTGACCACTGTAATCCGCCCCAACCACAGCAAAAGGGTTGAGCTCACGCAGAGCATAACGGAAAGCCCTACCTTCCTCATTATCTTGGCTAGCAATCGTTTGCAATCGATCAATACCTTGTTGGGAGTTCTCAGTTAGCACTTTATGTACGACGTACTTTCCTTCTATTTCGTTTAGTTTAATCTTTTCACGAATAGCTATAATATCCTTATAAAGCAAATCGCGATCTTTTTCTTTATTCTTATGCACCTCAACCCTAAGTATTTTTCCTAAAGCAAATACTGTTTGCTCCAATGCCATAAAGTCATCATTACCCATTTCTTGGTATATTGAGTTAAGCAAAGGGAGCACCTTATCGATTGACGTTTGATCTAATTTTCTATCTAATGCAAAAAATAATGAAGAAACCATCAATGTGTCGCTAACTTGGGTTATAGTATGTCCA
Proteins encoded:
- a CDS encoding type I secretion system permease/ATPase, with product MSATSTPSSASHASSPAPALAALILMAHFHGVAANPADILHRFAANGQDLTETEWLLAAKELGLKAKPVKHDLARLHMLALPAVVWREDGQHCVLAKIDGERYLIQDVVAGRSAVLDQAEFAGRYSGRLILVTSRASVLGQLAKFDFTWFIPAVIKYRRIFLEVLAVSVVLQLFALVTPLFFQVVMDKVLVHRGFSTLDVIAVALLVVTLFEVVLGGLRTYIFAHTTSRIDVELGARLFRHLLSLPLAYFEHRRVGDTVARVRELEQIRNFLTGQALTSVLDLCFSFIFLAVMWYYSGWLTLVVIVSLPLYAVWSATISPILRARLDDKFARNADNQAFLVESVTAVGTVKAMAVEPQMTRRWDQQLAAYVNSGFRVTRLATIGQQGVQLIQKLVTVATLWLGARLVIDGKLTVGQLIAFNMLAGQVAAPVIRLAQLWQDFQQVGISVARLGDILNTPTEHPASRIALPDIKGDITFERVSFRYRPDGAEILRDLSLHIRAGEVLGIVGRSGSGKSTLTKLVQRLYVPERGRVLVDGNDLALADPAWLRRQVGVVLQENVLLNRSVRDNIALADPGMPLERVMHAAKLAGAHDFIMELPEGYDTMVGEQGAGLSGGQRQRIAIARALVGNPRILILDEATSALDYESERAIMQQMQAICRNRTVLIIAHRLSTVRMAHRIIAMDKGQIVEQGSHQELLAKEDGYYRYLHRLQNG